CCTAGCAACGAGAGAAAGTTCGGGAAATTTCCTAACCTGAAAACCCTTGTTCCCTGGTTCTACCAGGGAATAGCCTACTAGAGGCTCTGCCTCTATTTAACAGCAGGCGGAGCCTGCAAAAAGACATTGCTAGGTAGAACCTAGCAACGAGATAAACTAACTATAATATCAACTTTTATATGATGTATTACAGACGATTTGGACGAACAGAATTACCGATGCCTGTGTTTTCTTGTGGCGGGATGAGATATCAACATCAATGGCAAGATATCCCCTTTGATCAAATTCCTGAAGCTAACCAAAAACAAGTCGAAGCTTGTATTTATCGTTCTCTGGAATTGGGAATTAATCATATTGAAACGGCTAGGGGTTATGGGACTTCAGAAATGCAGTTAGGGAAAATTTTACCCCAACTTCCCAGAGAAAGATTAATGGTACAAACTAAAGTTTCTCCCAGTCCCGATCCTTTGAAATTTAAACAAGATTTTGATCAATCTTTGGCTTATTTACAATTAGATTATATCGATTTATTGGCTATTCATGGGATTAATAATGATCAAGGTTTAGAGGATTCTATTAAACCTGGGGGTTGTTTAGCGATCGCCAAGCAATTACAAGCGCAGGGAAAAGTTAGATTTATCGGATTTTCTACTCATGGCCCTACCGAAATTATTACTAAAACTATTGAAACCAATGAATTTGATTATGTCAATTTACATTGGTATTATATTAATCAAAATAATTGGCCAGCAATTGAAGCGGCAACTCGCCACGATCTGGGGGTTTTTATTATTAGTCCTTCCGATAAAGGCGGTCAACTCTATAACCCCCCTGAAAAGTTAGTCAATTTGTGTTTTCCTTTGAGTCCAATGGTGTTTAATGATTTATTTTGTTTAAGTCATCCTCAAGTTCATACTTTAAGTATTGGAGCTTCTCAAGCAACGGATTTTGATGAACATTTAAAAACTATTCCCCTTTTAGATCGCTGGGATGAAATTTTACCTCCTATTCAGCAACGTTTAGAACAGGAATTAATTAATTGTTTTGGGGAAAATTGGGCAAAAACCTGGCATATTGGTTTACCCCGTCAGGAACAAACCCCGAATAATATTAATATTCCGGTGATTTTGTGGTTAAGAAATTTAGCGATCGCTTATGATATGATTGAATATGCTAAAATGCGCTATAATTTATTAGGAAATGCCGGGGATTGGTTTCCGGGAAAAAATGCTGAAGGGGTAGAAAATTTAGATTTAAGTCAATGTTTAGTTAACAGTCTCCACGCGGATAAAATTCCTCAACTCTTAGCAGAAACCCATCAATTATTACAAGCTGAAACGGTTTTACGGTTATCGAAAAGTTAAGAGATAAGGAGAGTTTATTGAAATTTCTGTTATAGTGCTCCGCACTCTTAGAACAGGGAATAATAATATTAAGTAAAAATTTATAAACCGCCACCAGGACGATGAAGTAAGTCAAAATTTTCGTCGAAATATTCTTGAAAAGTAACGGGAAAATCTTCTATTCCCTCTATAGGATTATCTAATTTATCTAAATTAATTAATTCTCCATCTTTAAGAGATTGTATAATAAAAGGGGAATGAGTTGTCGCAATAAATTGAATTTTGGGAAAAGTTTGTCGTAAATCATTAACAACTTTTCTTTGCCATTTTGGGTGTAAATGTAAATCAATTTCATCAATTAAAACAATTCCCGGAGTTTGACTGGCGGCTTGATCTTCTAATTGAGGATTAAGAACTGCTGCACGATAAGCAATATCAGCAACCATCGCTAACATATTACGAACACCATCACTTAACAGCCGAAAAGGAAGAATTTTTCCTTGATTTGATGTAATCATTAAATCATCTTCTAATAAATCATATTTGATACTATTCCAATCTTCTACACAATTAGTGATCGCTTGTTTAACTGATATTAAAACTTTTAGGGTTTCATTTCGTTGCATTCCTACCATTTCCATTGTTTTAAACCAACGTAACATCAATTTTTGATTAGATGCAGCATCTAAACAATCTAAATAACCCCTCATGCGAGATCCAGGTTCAAGAGTTTCTACTGCCCTTTCTTTTTTTTGTAGCCATAATCTTCCAGTACCATAATAAGCAATTAAAGGTAAAACAATATTTTCACCTAGACTTACCTTTTGTTGCATCTTTTCGGAAATTTCAATCAGATCAGTTGCACCTATTCGCGTAGTTCTTCCTCCTCTTTTTCTTAATTCTCTTGTCCACGCAATAGTAAGAGAATCGAATTTATTTAATAAATTCGCGGGATTTTCACTAATTGAACCTACACAATAAATCTTAACGGGATATTGAGGTTCTAAGGTGGGAATTTTATTTTTTGTATAACTAATTCTATAAATTTCATCATCGCGTATATGACGAGAATGAACATCATTAAAACCAAGAAATAAACTTCCTATTCCCACAGCTAAAGCATCAAGTAAAGCTGTTTTTCCAGTACAGTTATCTCCAACAAAGACAGTAAAATTTTGTGAGAAATCAAATTTTTTCTCTTTAAAACCCCGAAAATTTTTGACTTCAATATGATTAATTTTCATTAGTTTCATCCTTGCTTAAAGTTGGATAATTAGATTAATCAGTCTTAATTAACGATGCCAAATGGTTTGATTTCCGGGTTGATCAATTAAGGTAATCCCTAACTGTTTGAGATGCTCTCGAATGCGATCGCTCTCCCCATAATTCTTAGCTTTTTTCGCCTCTAACCGTTGTTGAACAAACACCTCAATCTCCTCATCACTCAACCCACCTTCACCCGGTAGAGACGTTGCATGCAACGTCTCTACCGGATGTGCTTCTAACCCGAAAACGGTAGCTAATTCCCTTAAAGTTTGCCAGGTTTTTTGTAATTGTTCTGTAGAGGTATTGATTTCGCCTCCATGTATTAAGATATTGCGATCGCGTCTTAATTCTTTGGCTAATTCAAATAAAACCGCTAACCCTTCAGGGGTATTAAAATCATCATCCATTGCCGTTGTAAACCGGGAAATGGCATCATCATCAATTAAGGCTTTTTCATCGGGTTTAAAGCCTAATTTCTCGCCGTATTCCGTACCAAATAATAACCCCTCTTTTAACGTATTCCATCCATTTTCAGCAGAAGCGATCGCTTCATCAGTAAAGTCTAACGGTTTGCGATAATGTCCTTGTAAAATAAATAAACGAATCACCATTGGATCAAGAGGACTATCCAATAAAGCGCGAATTGTGGTAAAATTTCCTAACGATTTAGACATCTTTTCACCACTCACCGTCACCATACCATTGTGCATCCAATATCGTGCTAAAGGTTGATGGGTTGCTCCTTCAGATTGAGCAATTTCATTTTCATGATGGGGGAAGACTAAATCACCACCACCGCCATGAATATCAATGGTATTTCCTAATAGCGATCGCACCATTGCCGAACATTCAATATGCCATCCGGGGCGACCTTTTCCCCAAGGAGATTCCCACGCAGGTTCACCTAGTTTTGCCGCTTTCCAGAGGGCAAAATCCGAGGGATCTTTCTTCTTAATCACATCAGGATCAGATTGAGAAATTCGACCGCTTGCACCTGCTTGTAATTGTTCCTGTTGACGACCCGATAATTTACCATAATCGTTAAACTGTTTAACACTATAATAAACATCCCCATCGACAGCATAAGCAATTCCTTGCTGTTCTAATTCTTGGATTAATTCAATAATTTGGGGAAGATGTTCAGTAACACGAGGATAGGCATTTGCATCTTTAATATTCAAGCGTCGGATATCTTCAAAATAAGCTTGAATATATTTATTAGAAACCGCCTCCATTGTTGCGCCTTCTAACTTAGCTCGGTTGAGAATTTTATCGTCAATATCAGTAAAATTCTGAATATAATTAACGGTATAGCCCCTATATTCTAAATAGCGTCTAACGATATCCCAAGCAATATAGGATCTCGCATGACCTAAATGACAATAATCATAAACCGTCACCCCGCAGCAATACATTTTTACTGTACCAGGTTCTAACGGTTGAAAATCTTCTTTTTGACGAGTTTGAGTATTATAAAGTTTGATAACCATGTTTTTTTATAAGAGGGAACAGGGAATAGGGAATAGGGAATAGAAAGAAGATTGGAGCTATAACTGTTAACTCCTACGAACGCTATCTAGTTCAAAAAGTTATTAGTGGGTTTTTACACTAACTACGGGCGGGATAACCCAAGGAGTGTCAACTTAACCCACGTTAGCCCTGAACTAAAGTTCGGGCTAAAAGCTGAAGTCATCTAAAGATGACTAACATCCTTCTTCATTAACCCGTTTTAACGGGTTTTAGCTCTTAGCCTGAAATTTATTTCAAGGCTTTTAGCCTTAAGTTGACACGCTTTGGGGGAGACGCCGCCCCTACGGTTAACATTTGACTTCTGTAAAAAAACAACTTCTTGCGCCTGTATGACAAGCGATATTGCCAATTTGTTCTATTTTTAATAATAAAGTATCGGCATCACAATCATAATATAATGATTTAAGTTTTTGAATATGTCCTGATGTGGCTCCTTTATGCCATAATTCCGAACGAGAACGACTCCAATAGTGAACTTCTTGGGTTTCTAGGGTTTTTTGAATCGATTCTTTATTCATCCAAGCCATCATTAATACAGTTCCATCTTCTGCATCTTGAGCGATCGCAGGAATTAACCCTTGATCATTAAATTTTAACGCTTCTATCCACAAATAATCTTGATTCATTGCTCGGTTAAATTGTCAAGTATTTTTTTAGATTCCTGACCCTTCAGAATTGAGGTTTGTATCACAGGTAACGGCTTTTTTCTTCAAGGTTTGAAAAATATTGAAAAAGCCGTTAGCGCGAGAAGGTGTTAAACTCGCTTGTAATCCTGTTTCTTGAATAAAATCCGGTTGAAGTTGAGCAATTTCTAGGGGGGTGAGTCCATTCATTCCCATAATTAAAAAAGCAACTAATCCTTTGGTTAATTGAGAATCAGACTCTCCTTGAAATTGAACTTTTCCCTGATCATCTAAGTCAGCAATCACATAAACTTGTGATACACAACCGGGGACTTTATTATCAGAAATTTTCTGATCTTCTGGAAAGGTCGGAAGTTTTTGGGCGATGGTAATTAATTGTTCATAACGCAATTTATTAGAAGAAGCGCGTTTAAAACGCTGTACCATCCGTTCTAAAGTAGGGGGTAAAGGGGTTGTAGTGGAAGACATGATCCAAAACGATACAATTTCTACCTAAGTTTAGCAGGTGCTGGCAAGTCGGGAGGTTATTCCTGTCATACCCCGTAGGGGCGAGGTATTCTCTAAAGTCCGTTAACTTAAGTCATAATGCCCTGAACTAAAGTTCGGGCTAAAAGCTCAAACCCGTTAAAACGGGTTAAGAAAGACAAGCCTTCAGTCATCTTTAGATGACTTTAGCTTTAAGCCTGAAATTTATTTCAAGGCTTTTGGGGTTAAGTTGACGGACTTTGGGTCTCTCGCCCTTAGAGGGAATATGATTACCCTTTTAAACAGCGAATGGCTTCTAATAACCCCCGTGCTTTATTCAGGGTTTCCTCGTATTCTTTTTCGGGTTGGGAGTCGGCGACAATACCCGCACCCGCTTGAACACTAACTTGATGTTGATTTTCACCTTGATTTTGAACAATCATGGTACGAATAGTAATCGCACTATTGAGTTGTCCTTCAAAATCATAGTAACCATAAACCCCAGAATAGGGGCCACGGCGACAACCTTCTAATTCATGAATAATTTCCATCGCCCGAATTTTAGGGGCTCCGCTAACTGTCCCGGCGGGAAAACAAGCTTTTAATAGATCCCAAGCGGTTTTAGTTTCGGCTAATTCTCCGATGACATTACTAACAATGTGCATGACATGAGAATAGCGTTCAATTACCATTAATTCATCAACTTTAACCGTCCCCATCTGACAAACTCGCCCTAAATCATTGCGTCCCAAATCGACTAACATA
This DNA window, taken from Planktothrix serta PCC 8927, encodes the following:
- a CDS encoding aldo/keto reductase, giving the protein MYYRRFGRTELPMPVFSCGGMRYQHQWQDIPFDQIPEANQKQVEACIYRSLELGINHIETARGYGTSEMQLGKILPQLPRERLMVQTKVSPSPDPLKFKQDFDQSLAYLQLDYIDLLAIHGINNDQGLEDSIKPGGCLAIAKQLQAQGKVRFIGFSTHGPTEIITKTIETNEFDYVNLHWYYINQNNWPAIEAATRHDLGVFIISPSDKGGQLYNPPEKLVNLCFPLSPMVFNDLFCLSHPQVHTLSIGASQATDFDEHLKTIPLLDRWDEILPPIQQRLEQELINCFGENWAKTWHIGLPRQEQTPNNINIPVILWLRNLAIAYDMIEYAKMRYNLLGNAGDWFPGKNAEGVENLDLSQCLVNSLHADKIPQLLAETHQLLQAETVLRLSKS
- a CDS encoding AAA family ATPase; the encoded protein is MKINHIEVKNFRGFKEKKFDFSQNFTVFVGDNCTGKTALLDALAVGIGSLFLGFNDVHSRHIRDDEIYRISYTKNKIPTLEPQYPVKIYCVGSISENPANLLNKFDSLTIAWTRELRKRGGRTTRIGATDLIEISEKMQQKVSLGENIVLPLIAYYGTGRLWLQKKERAVETLEPGSRMRGYLDCLDAASNQKLMLRWFKTMEMVGMQRNETLKVLISVKQAITNCVEDWNSIKYDLLEDDLMITSNQGKILPFRLLSDGVRNMLAMVADIAYRAAVLNPQLEDQAASQTPGIVLIDEIDLHLHPKWQRKVVNDLRQTFPKIQFIATTHSPFIIQSLKDGELINLDKLDNPIEGIEDFPVTFQEYFDENFDLLHRPGGGL
- the cysS gene encoding cysteine--tRNA ligase, whose translation is MVIKLYNTQTRQKEDFQPLEPGTVKMYCCGVTVYDYCHLGHARSYIAWDIVRRYLEYRGYTVNYIQNFTDIDDKILNRAKLEGATMEAVSNKYIQAYFEDIRRLNIKDANAYPRVTEHLPQIIELIQELEQQGIAYAVDGDVYYSVKQFNDYGKLSGRQQEQLQAGASGRISQSDPDVIKKKDPSDFALWKAAKLGEPAWESPWGKGRPGWHIECSAMVRSLLGNTIDIHGGGGDLVFPHHENEIAQSEGATHQPLARYWMHNGMVTVSGEKMSKSLGNFTTIRALLDSPLDPMVIRLFILQGHYRKPLDFTDEAIASAENGWNTLKEGLLFGTEYGEKLGFKPDEKALIDDDAISRFTTAMDDDFNTPEGLAVLFELAKELRRDRNILIHGGEINTSTEQLQKTWQTLRELATVFGLEAHPVETLHATSLPGEGGLSDEEIEVFVQQRLEAKKAKNYGESDRIREHLKQLGITLIDQPGNQTIWHR
- the hisI gene encoding phosphoribosyl-AMP cyclohydrolase is translated as MNQDYLWIEALKFNDQGLIPAIAQDAEDGTVLMMAWMNKESIQKTLETQEVHYWSRSRSELWHKGATSGHIQKLKSLYYDCDADTLLLKIEQIGNIACHTGARSCFFTEVKC
- a CDS encoding SufE family protein; amino-acid sequence: MSSTTTPLPPTLERMVQRFKRASSNKLRYEQLITIAQKLPTFPEDQKISDNKVPGCVSQVYVIADLDDQGKVQFQGESDSQLTKGLVAFLIMGMNGLTPLEIAQLQPDFIQETGLQASLTPSRANGFFNIFQTLKKKAVTCDTNLNSEGSGI